Proteins found in one Pseudorasbora parva isolate DD20220531a chromosome 11, ASM2467924v1, whole genome shotgun sequence genomic segment:
- the bbs12 gene encoding Bardet-Biedl syndrome 12 protein isoform X2, translating to MSGSATVAQRRHIGLQQLEAMAASTRAFLGPNKRMKFIRYEEDGGDAVLVSTCPRLLEHIELGGSVGQLLHETVRAQQKVFHSGTGALMFLAGVWSRVALECLNRGISVSDIKATMSKGLEVCLEVCKQSAVSVQDVSCKRLKECKPSPALKSEVQCMDVEHPHNLRLTLKHSRHFSMDDAQTENAKTALDDVSHIAEVVSHGCKASMNLVLKAWKLQSTEDAQNRSLDIQKLVTCSIPGPPEEHSCVLHGYVTLFSVEQASTVRHLQGQAINIALVNGDLCEKYRHVGFNRPANVTHITDFANMSSVSLEERWIENALKILHEFSVGVVFVSGVVDAKLKERCSNVLVVEGVKSSVLKDFSTCTGAVPVSYITQLDERCVGRGVKVIRLREICGEHESVRIVTASSSLVTAVITSSVPAKLQILEDEFWSCTHRLHQALADGKLLRGAGVTELLCIHQLHQYKRTETGNPQENVVLELMAEAWMDYVSTLMLNSGSMSSKTEAWTAVAHQMRLYKEGEPTVLASRDTDGVYDNVTVKSEAWRRALDLVFIVLQSDTEIITGVGEGENLYNELMYL from the coding sequence ATGTCTGGAAGTGCCACTGTGGCTCAGCGACGCCATATCGGACTCCAGCAGTTAGAGGCCATGGCAGCCTCCACACGTGCCTTCCTCGGCCCTAACAAACGAATGAAGTTCATCCGGTATGAAGAAGACGGCGGGGATGCGGTGTTGGTCAGCACCTGTCCGCGCCTGCTTGAGCACATCGAGTTGGGCGGCTCGGTCGGACAGCTGCTGCATGAGACGGTACGGGCCCAGCAGAAGGTCTTCCACTCCGGGACAGGCGCGCTAATGTTTCTGGCTGGAGTCTGGAGTAGAGTTGCACTGGAGTGTCTCAACAGAGGAATAAGTGTCTCGGACATCAAAGCCACCATGAGCAAAGGACTGGAGGTCTGTTTGGAGGTGTGCAAACAATCAGCTGTGAGTGTGCAAGACGTTTCCTGCAAGAGGCTAAAGGAGTGCAAACCCAGTCCTGCTCTCAAATCTGAGGTGCAATGCATGGATGTCGAACACCCTCACAATCTCAGGTTGACACTCAAACACAGCAGACACTTTAGCATGGATGATGCACAAACAGAAAACGCAAAAACAGCTCTGGATGATGTAAGCCACATAGCGGAAGTCGTCAGCCACGGGTGCAAAGCCTCCAtgaatttagttttaaaagCTTGGAAGTTGCAATCCACGGAAGATGCACAGAACAGATCTTTGGATATCCAAAAACTGGTCACGTGTTCCATACCGGGCCCGCCCGAGGAGCATTCATGCGTGTTACACGGGTATGTCACGCTGTTTTCAGTCGAACAGGCCTCTACGGTTCGTCATCTTCAGGGTCAGGCGATAAATATCGCTTTGGTGAATGGCGACTTGTGTGAGAAATATCGTCATGTAGGCTTCAACCGGCCTGCAAATGTCACGCACATCACAGATTTCGCTAACATGTCAAGCGTGAGTCTGGAAGAGCGTTGGATTGAGAATGCATTAAAAATACTGCATGAGTTCAGCGTAGGTGTTGTGTTTGTAAGCGGCGTGGTTGACGCAAAGCTCAAAGAGCGCTGCTCAAACGTCCTGGTTGTTGAAGGCGTTAAAAGCAGCGTTTTGAAGGACTTCAGCACATGCACAGGGGCCGTCCCGGTTTCGTACATCACTCAGCTTGACGAGCGATGCGTGGGCCGAGGAGTGAAAGTCATTCGATTGAGAGAGATCTGTGGGGAACACGAATCCGTTCGCATTGTGACCGCGAGCTCGTCTCTGGTCACGGCGGTCATAACCAGCTCTGTTCCTGCTAAACTACAAATCTTGGAGGACGAATTCTGGAGCTGCACTCACCGGCTGCACCAGGCGCTCGCAGATGGGAAGTTGCTGCGTGGCGCAGGAGTCACTGAGCTCCTCTGCATCCACCAGCTACATCAATACAAGCGGACAGAGACGGGAAACCCACAGGAAAATGTGGtgctggagctgatggctgaAGCCTGGATGGACTATGTCTCCACTCTGATGCTGAACAGCGGGTCGATGAGCTCTAAAACAGAGGCTTGGACGGCTGTTGCACATCAGATGAGACTTTATAAAGAGGGCGAACCCACAGTACTGGCCTCTAGGGACACAGATGGTGTGTATGATAATGTGACAGTGAAGTCTGAAGCCTGGAGAAGAGCTCTTGATCTGGTTTTTATCGTGCTTCAGTCTGACACTGAGATCATTACAGGTGTCGGTGAAGGAGAAAATCTTTACAATGAGCTCATGTATCTTTGA
- the bbs12 gene encoding Bardet-Biedl syndrome 12 protein isoform X1, giving the protein MRSGPSCKQISSAVKMSGSATVAQRRHIGLQQLEAMAASTRAFLGPNKRMKFIRYEEDGGDAVLVSTCPRLLEHIELGGSVGQLLHETVRAQQKVFHSGTGALMFLAGVWSRVALECLNRGISVSDIKATMSKGLEVCLEVCKQSAVSVQDVSCKRLKECKPSPALKSEVQCMDVEHPHNLRLTLKHSRHFSMDDAQTENAKTALDDVSHIAEVVSHGCKASMNLVLKAWKLQSTEDAQNRSLDIQKLVTCSIPGPPEEHSCVLHGYVTLFSVEQASTVRHLQGQAINIALVNGDLCEKYRHVGFNRPANVTHITDFANMSSVSLEERWIENALKILHEFSVGVVFVSGVVDAKLKERCSNVLVVEGVKSSVLKDFSTCTGAVPVSYITQLDERCVGRGVKVIRLREICGEHESVRIVTASSSLVTAVITSSVPAKLQILEDEFWSCTHRLHQALADGKLLRGAGVTELLCIHQLHQYKRTETGNPQENVVLELMAEAWMDYVSTLMLNSGSMSSKTEAWTAVAHQMRLYKEGEPTVLASRDTDGVYDNVTVKSEAWRRALDLVFIVLQSDTEIITGVGEGENLYNELMYL; this is encoded by the exons ATGAGGAGTGGACCCAGTTGTAAACAAATCAGCTCTGCGGTGAAG ATGTCTGGAAGTGCCACTGTGGCTCAGCGACGCCATATCGGACTCCAGCAGTTAGAGGCCATGGCAGCCTCCACACGTGCCTTCCTCGGCCCTAACAAACGAATGAAGTTCATCCGGTATGAAGAAGACGGCGGGGATGCGGTGTTGGTCAGCACCTGTCCGCGCCTGCTTGAGCACATCGAGTTGGGCGGCTCGGTCGGACAGCTGCTGCATGAGACGGTACGGGCCCAGCAGAAGGTCTTCCACTCCGGGACAGGCGCGCTAATGTTTCTGGCTGGAGTCTGGAGTAGAGTTGCACTGGAGTGTCTCAACAGAGGAATAAGTGTCTCGGACATCAAAGCCACCATGAGCAAAGGACTGGAGGTCTGTTTGGAGGTGTGCAAACAATCAGCTGTGAGTGTGCAAGACGTTTCCTGCAAGAGGCTAAAGGAGTGCAAACCCAGTCCTGCTCTCAAATCTGAGGTGCAATGCATGGATGTCGAACACCCTCACAATCTCAGGTTGACACTCAAACACAGCAGACACTTTAGCATGGATGATGCACAAACAGAAAACGCAAAAACAGCTCTGGATGATGTAAGCCACATAGCGGAAGTCGTCAGCCACGGGTGCAAAGCCTCCAtgaatttagttttaaaagCTTGGAAGTTGCAATCCACGGAAGATGCACAGAACAGATCTTTGGATATCCAAAAACTGGTCACGTGTTCCATACCGGGCCCGCCCGAGGAGCATTCATGCGTGTTACACGGGTATGTCACGCTGTTTTCAGTCGAACAGGCCTCTACGGTTCGTCATCTTCAGGGTCAGGCGATAAATATCGCTTTGGTGAATGGCGACTTGTGTGAGAAATATCGTCATGTAGGCTTCAACCGGCCTGCAAATGTCACGCACATCACAGATTTCGCTAACATGTCAAGCGTGAGTCTGGAAGAGCGTTGGATTGAGAATGCATTAAAAATACTGCATGAGTTCAGCGTAGGTGTTGTGTTTGTAAGCGGCGTGGTTGACGCAAAGCTCAAAGAGCGCTGCTCAAACGTCCTGGTTGTTGAAGGCGTTAAAAGCAGCGTTTTGAAGGACTTCAGCACATGCACAGGGGCCGTCCCGGTTTCGTACATCACTCAGCTTGACGAGCGATGCGTGGGCCGAGGAGTGAAAGTCATTCGATTGAGAGAGATCTGTGGGGAACACGAATCCGTTCGCATTGTGACCGCGAGCTCGTCTCTGGTCACGGCGGTCATAACCAGCTCTGTTCCTGCTAAACTACAAATCTTGGAGGACGAATTCTGGAGCTGCACTCACCGGCTGCACCAGGCGCTCGCAGATGGGAAGTTGCTGCGTGGCGCAGGAGTCACTGAGCTCCTCTGCATCCACCAGCTACATCAATACAAGCGGACAGAGACGGGAAACCCACAGGAAAATGTGGtgctggagctgatggctgaAGCCTGGATGGACTATGTCTCCACTCTGATGCTGAACAGCGGGTCGATGAGCTCTAAAACAGAGGCTTGGACGGCTGTTGCACATCAGATGAGACTTTATAAAGAGGGCGAACCCACAGTACTGGCCTCTAGGGACACAGATGGTGTGTATGATAATGTGACAGTGAAGTCTGAAGCCTGGAGAAGAGCTCTTGATCTGGTTTTTATCGTGCTTCAGTCTGACACTGAGATCATTACAGGTGTCGGTGAAGGAGAAAATCTTTACAATGAGCTCATGTATCTTTGA
- the cetn4 gene encoding uncharacterized protein cetn4 yields the protein MASSFKKPSAMTNQRKRAGPKLELTEEQRQEIKEAFDLFDTDGSGKIDVKELKVAMRALGFEPKKEEIKKMIADIDKEGSGVIIYNDFLSMMTQKMSEKDSKEEILKAFRLFDDDCTGKISFKNLKRVAKELGENLTDEELQEMIDEADRDGDGEINEQEFLRIMKKTSLY from the exons ATG GCTTCCAGCTTCAAGAAACCCAGTGCCATGACAAACCAGCGAAAGAGAGCAGGTCCCAAACTAGAGCTGACCGAGGAACAGAGGCAGGAGATCAAAGAGGCGTTCGATCTGTTCGACACAGACGGGTCTGGAAAGATAGATGTGAAGGAACTAAAG GTTGCTATGAGAGCTCTGGGGTTTGAACCAAAGAAAGAAGAGATCAAAAAGATGATTGCTGATATTGATAAAGAAGGATCGGGTGTTATCATTTACAACGATTTCCTTTCTATGATGACACAGAAAATG AGTGAGAAGGACTCAAAAGAAGAAATCCTCAAAGCTTTCAGGCTTTTCGACGATGATTGCACAGGAAAAATCTCTTTCAAAAATCTCAAGCGAGTGGCCAAAGAGCTCGGGGAGAACCTCACAGACGAGGAGTTACAG gaaATGATCGACGAGGCCGACAGAGATGGCGACGGAGAGATCAATGAGCAGGAGTTTCTACGGATCATGAAAAAGACCAGTCTGTACTGA